A stretch of the Bremerella alba genome encodes the following:
- a CDS encoding sigma-70 family RNA polymerase sigma factor: MAELSPTEQFIQLLTENQNRLYGYIFSLIGERSHTADVLQETNLVLWRKIDQFDPRRPFLPWAFSIARFQVLANLRDRKRDRVLLNSELIESMSSEAESMAGQIDGIREALSRCVQQLNSANRQLIQRRYFEAESLDEIAETSNRTAGAIKVALLRVRKQLAQCIQHRLAAEGNA; the protein is encoded by the coding sequence ATGGCAGAGCTGAGCCCCACTGAGCAGTTCATTCAACTTCTCACCGAGAATCAGAATAGACTTTATGGCTATATCTTCTCCCTGATCGGAGAGCGTAGTCATACGGCGGATGTTCTGCAGGAAACGAATCTCGTTTTGTGGCGGAAGATCGACCAGTTCGATCCCCGTCGACCTTTTCTGCCGTGGGCTTTCTCGATTGCCCGATTTCAGGTCCTGGCCAATCTGCGAGACCGGAAGCGAGACCGCGTGCTTCTCAATTCGGAACTGATCGAATCGATGTCGAGCGAGGCGGAATCAATGGCAGGACAAATCGACGGGATTCGCGAAGCACTCAGCCGCTGCGTTCAGCAATTGAATTCAGCAAATCGCCAGTTGATTCAGAGGCGTTATTTCGAGGCGGAAAGCCTTGACGAGATCGCGGAAACATCCAACCGCACCGCCGGAGCCATCAAAGTTGCTCTCTTACGCGTGCGGAAACAACTGGCTCAGTGCATTCAACATCGATTGGCCGCTGAAGGAAACGCATGA